The following proteins are co-located in the Silene latifolia isolate original U9 population chromosome 1, ASM4854445v1, whole genome shotgun sequence genome:
- the LOC141599414 gene encoding adenylate kinase 1, chloroplastic: MAAISRLTKPSSLSSFPRLWRSITTTTTTAQSPPSTLSRRSDLSSRSTQWVFLGCPGVGKGTYASRLSKLLGVPHIATGDLVRHELSSSGPLSTQLADIVNKGQLVSDEIIISLLSKRLEVGETKGESGFILDGFPRTIRQAEILEGVTDIGLVVNLRLPEQALIEKCLGRRVCNQCGKNFNVATIDIKGENGKPGISMAPLSPPAQCASKMITRADDTEEVVKERLRVYSEMSQPLEEFYRSRGKLLEFDLPGGIPESWPKLLEVLNLDEQEEKLTATA; the protein is encoded by the exons ATGGCCGCCATATCTCGCCTCACCAAACCCTCATCCCTCTCCTCATTCCCTCGTCTATGGCgatccatcaccaccaccacaaccaccgccCAATCTCCGCCGTCGACTTTATCTCGCCGTTCAGATCTGAGTTCCCGTAGCACTCAGTGGGTGTTCCTTGGTTGCCCCGGTGTCGGAAAGGGGACTTACGCTAGCCGTCTATCCAAGCTTCTCGGTGTTCCTCATATCGCCACCGGTGATCTTGTTCGTCATGAGTTATCCTCCTCTGGCCCCTTGTCCACTCAG CTTGCTGATATTGTCAACAAAGGACAGTTGGTATCTGATGAGATAATAATTTCGTTGTTGTCAAAGAGGCTTGAGGTGGGAGAGACAAAAGGTGAATCCGGTTTCATTCTTGATGGATTTCCACGCACAATTAGACAAGCG GAAATATTGGAAGGGGTGACAGATATTGGCTTGGTGGTTAATCTGAGGCTACCTGAGCAAGCATTGATTGAAAAATGTCTTGGTAGGAGAGTTTGCAATCAGTGTGGTAAAAATTTCAATGTTGCCACCATTGATATCAAGGGCGAGAATGGGAAGCCTGGAATTAGTATGGCTCCCCTTAGCCCTCCTGCACAGTGTGCTTCCAAGATGATCACACGAGCCGATGATACAGAAGAAGTTGTGAAGGAACGTCTTCGCGTATACAGTGAAATG AGCCAGCCACTTGAGGAATTTTACCGGAGCCGTGGAAAACTATTGGAATTCGATCTTCCAGGGGGCATCCCCGAGTCATGGCCCAAGTTGCTGGAAGTTCTTAACCTTGATGAACAGGAAGAGAAGCTGACTGCGACAGCTTAA